Proteins encoded in a region of the Triplophysa rosa linkage group LG6, Trosa_1v2, whole genome shotgun sequence genome:
- the pdzk1 gene encoding Na(+)/H(+) exchange regulatory cofactor NHE-RF3: MAWTKSRIVTLTKREGQSYGFFLRVEQGEEGHLIRSLEMGGPAELAGMKDGDRIIRVNGTFVDNMEHNQVADMVRKSGMTVTFHVIGEDAYKQAKTDGVNLAEPQSQTGQNQPTMNGVSAPAPKAKLCYLQKSSRGFGFSLRSTKGDEGTFMTEVISGGVADQAGVKGGDRVVEINGENFESATHDQIVQKLKEIGNCVMLLLVDEDADKYFKNKSIRQGVDNATVRHLPHKPRIADMVKRADGYGFMLKAEPNRAGHYIGEIDKGSPAERAGLKDSDRLVAVNGDEIHSCTHEEVVEKIRQQGNKCCLLVLDAETEQMYKLGGASPLLYYEEMRANLPSYPESEPESTPALTPAPAVPAPVPAVPAPIPAETVHKPKLCRLEKTAAGYGFHLNGIQGVHGQYIKEVVKGGAADRAGLEDEDILVEVNGVYVEMSTHEEVVNLIRQSGDRLVLLVAGKTAYDHLKAQGITITPQLLDEEPSADIPTPASAQEEETNEQHQDKESDKETEKTATPPRSRTSSSSSSSSSDSEDQRL; the protein is encoded by the exons ATGGCATGGACAAAATCACGCATTGTTACTCTTACCAAGCGTGAGGGGCAAAGCTATGGCTTCTTCCTCCGGGTGGAGCAAGGGGAGGAGGGTCACCTGATTCGATCCCTGGAGATGGGCGGCCCTGCTGAACTGGCTGGTATGAAGGATGGAGACCGTATAATCAGAGTCAATGGAACGTTTGTGGACAATATGGAGCACAACCag GTTGCAGATATGGTGAGAAAAAGCGGAATGACTGTCACGTTCCATGTTATTGGAGAAGATGCATACAAGCAGGCCAAAACCGATGGAGTGAACCTTGCCGAACCTCAGTCCCAGACCGGTCAAAACCAACCCACTATGAATGGAGTGTCAGCACCAGCCCCTAAAGCCAAATTATGTTATCTGCAAAAATCCAGTCGGGGCTTTGGTTTCTCTCTAAGATCTACCAAAG GTGATGAAGGCACATTCATGACAGAAGTGATTTCTGGAGGCGTGGCTGATCAGGCTGGCGTGAAGGGGGGCGACCGTGTGGTGGAGATAAACGGTGAAAATTTTGAAAGTGCCACTCATGATCAGATTGTGCAAAAG TTGAAAGAAATTGGGAACTGTGTCATGCTTCTACTGGTGGATGAGGATGCTGACAAATACTTCAAAAACAAAAGCATTCGGCAAGGGGTGGATAACGCAACGGTCAGGCACCTCCCACATAAGCCACGCATTGCAGACATGGTCAAGAGAGCGGATGGTTATGGATTTATGTTGAAGGCAGAGCCTAATCGTGCCG GCCATTACATTGGAGAAATTGATAAGGGAAGCCCAGCAGAGCGAGCAGGACTCAAGGATTCTGACCGACTGGTGGCTGTGAACGGAGACGAAATACACAGCTGCACACACGAGGAGGTGGTGGAGAAAATACGTCAACAAGGAAACAAGTGCTGCCTCCTGGTGCTGGATGCTGAAACAGAACAAATGTACAAACTG GGTGGTGCTTCTCCTCTCTTATACTATGAGGAAATGAGAGCAAATCTGCCCAGCTATCCAGAGTCTGAACCTGAATCTACACCTGCCCTGACTCCAGCCCCAGCGGTTCCTGCACCCGTCCCAGCAGTTCCTGCACCCATTCCCGCAGAAACGGTCCACAAACCCAAACTGTGCCGACTTGAGAAGACTGCTGCAGGATATGGCTTCCATCTCAATGGCATCCAGGGAGTGCATGGACAGTACATCAAAGAG GTGGTGAAAGGTGGAGCAGCAGACAGAGCCGGACTAGAAGATGAAGATATTCTTGTGGAAGTGAATGGAGTTTACGTGGAAATGAGCACACATGAGGAGGTTGTGAACCTCATCCGCCAAAGCGGTGACAGGCTGGTCCTCCTAGTGGCTGGGAAGACAGCCTATGACCACCTGAAAGCGCAAGGGATCACCATCACCCCTCAACTGCTGGATGAAGAGCCCTCCGCTGATATTCCAACACCAGCCAGCGCACAAGAGGAAGAGACGAAC